One region of Hydrogenobaculum sp. Y04AAS1 genomic DNA includes:
- a CDS encoding thiamine pyrophosphate-dependent enzyme, with protein MITKSLYTGAEITWCRNCGNFGIMGALGAAINELTDSIPLEKFVMVTGIGCHGKIFDYVDINGFYSLHGRAIATATGIKLANEDLKVICFVGDGDGYGEGLEHLIFAAKRNIDITVIVHDNRVYSLTTGQFTPTSALDFKGKSTPKGPPEDPINPISLLMEAGATFVARGYSGYIDHLKDIIKKAVLHKGFSIVETLQPCVIFYNTYDFYNTRVYKLEDHNSEDFDKAYTVAKEWDYIKTDAKISIGVIYENTNKKTYEERI; from the coding sequence ATGATTACTAAAAGCTTATATACGGGGGCAGAAATAACTTGGTGTAGGAATTGTGGGAACTTTGGCATAATGGGTGCCTTGGGAGCAGCTATCAACGAACTTACGGATAGTATACCTCTCGAAAAATTCGTCATGGTAACAGGCATAGGCTGTCATGGCAAAATATTTGATTATGTTGATATAAACGGTTTCTATTCTTTACACGGAAGAGCCATCGCCACTGCAACCGGTATAAAACTAGCCAATGAAGATTTAAAAGTAATATGCTTTGTAGGAGATGGTGATGGATACGGCGAAGGTCTTGAACATCTTATCTTTGCTGCCAAAAGAAACATAGACATTACGGTTATAGTACATGATAATAGAGTTTATAGTCTTACTACTGGACAGTTTACGCCTACCAGTGCTTTGGATTTCAAAGGTAAATCTACACCAAAAGGACCACCAGAAGATCCTATAAATCCCATATCGCTTTTGATGGAAGCTGGAGCCACTTTTGTTGCAAGAGGATACTCTGGTTACATAGATCATCTTAAAGATATTATAAAAAAAGCAGTGCTACACAAAGGTTTTTCTATTGTGGAAACCCTCCAGCCTTGTGTGATATTTTACAATACGTATGACTTTTATAATACTCGTGTTTATAAGCTTGAGGACCATAACTCAGAAGATTTTGATAAAGCATATACTGTAGCTAAAGAATGGGATTATATAAAAACAGATGCAAAAATTTCGATAGGTGTTATATATGAGAATACAAACAAAAAGACCTATGAAGAGAGAATATAA
- a CDS encoding ABC transporter permease: MLRFLSIRILQGIFVVFTISFLSFLAINFAPGGFFDQLKLNPSVSKETIKQLEAFYGLDKPLLIRYIDWLLNALRFNLGYSIEYNESVKKLILERIPNTLMVSIPSAFLSWSLAFFIGVLSAFKKDTKLDKFLQGLAYISMSIPSFVMGFLIMMFFYQTHFINISDMLSGVNIKHLVLPVSALVLSSFGGLSRLVRANVIEILNSPIYIFLKASKVQKSVVLWHVLRNAIPPFIVLLGYELSSLISGAALVEIVTNWPGMGLLILNAVLSKDLFLVMGSLYVGSIMLVLGNIIADVLLFVNDPRIKRDTIF, from the coding sequence ATGCTTAGATTCTTAAGTATAAGAATTTTGCAGGGTATTTTTGTAGTTTTTACTATAAGTTTTTTATCATTTTTAGCCATAAACTTTGCACCAGGGGGATTTTTTGATCAGCTTAAGCTAAACCCAAGTGTATCAAAAGAGACTATAAAACAGCTTGAGGCTTTTTACGGTCTTGATAAACCACTTTTAATAAGATATATAGATTGGCTTTTAAATGCTTTGAGGTTCAATTTAGGTTATTCTATAGAATACAACGAAAGCGTAAAAAAACTTATTTTAGAACGCATACCAAATACTCTGATGGTATCTATACCATCGGCTTTTTTATCTTGGAGTTTAGCCTTTTTTATCGGTGTTTTATCGGCTTTTAAAAAAGATACAAAACTGGATAAATTTTTACAAGGTTTAGCTTATATATCAATGTCTATCCCATCTTTTGTTATGGGTTTTTTAATTATGATGTTTTTTTATCAAACGCATTTTATCAATATATCCGATATGTTAAGTGGTGTCAACATAAAGCATCTTGTGCTACCAGTAAGCGCTCTTGTTCTATCTTCTTTTGGTGGGCTTTCAAGGCTTGTAAGAGCAAACGTGATTGAGATATTAAATAGTCCTATATATATTTTCTTAAAAGCTTCAAAAGTTCAAAAAAGTGTTGTTCTGTGGCATGTTTTAAGGAATGCAATACCCCCTTTTATAGTGCTTCTTGGATACGAGTTGTCATCTTTGATATCTGGAGCTGCCTTGGTGGAAATAGTCACCAACTGGCCTGGTATGGGACTTCTTATACTAAACGCTGTATTATCAAAAGATTTATTTTTAGTAATGGGCAGCCTTTACGTTGGAAGTATAATGCTTGTGCTTGGTAACATTATAGCCGATGTGTTGCTATTTGTGAACGATCCAAGGATCAAAAGAGATACCATTTTTTAA
- a CDS encoding pyridoxal phosphate-dependent aminotransferase family protein, which yields MNFEEELEYIKSQKLYRKREIIKDKKIFCSNDYLGMSKNKEVIDYIVEKLREVNTIGATASSLVNGYTKYHKELELLLSKLKSKEDCIVFPSGYSTNIGLFQALGNEEDVFYSDELNHASIIDGIRLSKASKYIYQHNNIKHLFELLKATRQKYRRAYIVSDSVFSMEGDLARLKELIDISKEFEAYLILDEAHATGTIGKGIYDYFGLLPEENTIIMGTLSKAIGSQGGFVCAKKLIIEYIANKARSYIFSTALGLPMVFASIKALELIEKNLNKYKEELQQRTKFILDMIKEFNFQPKEDFITPIIPIKVGKEDEALKLRNKLLENGVFIQAIRYPTVPKNKAILRLTASLSYSSEDLEVLYEAFKSLKN from the coding sequence ATGAACTTTGAAGAAGAATTAGAATATATTAAAAGCCAAAAACTATACAGGAAAAGAGAAATTATAAAAGATAAAAAAATATTTTGTTCAAACGATTATCTTGGTATGTCTAAAAATAAAGAAGTAATAGATTATATCGTAGAAAAACTAAGGGAAGTAAATACTATAGGTGCTACTGCTTCAAGCCTTGTAAATGGATATACAAAATACCATAAAGAGCTAGAGCTTCTACTTAGTAAGTTAAAATCCAAAGAGGATTGCATAGTTTTTCCCTCTGGATACTCTACAAACATAGGACTTTTTCAAGCGCTTGGAAATGAAGAAGATGTTTTTTACAGCGATGAATTAAACCATGCATCAATAATAGACGGGATAAGGCTATCAAAAGCTTCAAAATATATTTATCAACACAACAACATAAAGCATCTTTTTGAGCTTTTAAAAGCTACAAGACAAAAATATAGAAGGGCTTATATAGTATCTGACTCTGTGTTTAGCATGGAAGGAGATTTAGCAAGGTTAAAAGAGTTAATAGATATTTCGAAAGAGTTTGAAGCCTATCTTATTCTTGATGAAGCACATGCCACCGGCACTATAGGAAAAGGTATATATGATTATTTTGGGCTTTTACCAGAAGAAAATACGATTATAATGGGCACTTTATCAAAAGCAATAGGCTCTCAAGGTGGATTTGTTTGTGCAAAAAAATTAATCATAGAGTACATAGCAAACAAAGCGAGATCTTACATATTTTCTACCGCTTTAGGACTTCCAATGGTTTTTGCCTCTATAAAAGCCTTAGAACTTATTGAAAAAAATCTAAACAAATATAAAGAAGAGTTACAACAAAGAACAAAATTTATATTAGATATGATAAAAGAATTCAATTTTCAACCAAAAGAAGACTTTATCACACCTATAATACCAATAAAAGTAGGTAAAGAAGATGAAGCTCTAAAACTAAGAAATAAATTGTTAGAAAATGGCGTATTTATACAAGCTATCAGATACCCAACAGTACCAAAAAACAAAGCCATTCTAAGGTTAACTGCATCGCTATCTTATTCCAGCGAGGACTTAGAGGTTCTTTATGAAGCTTTTAAAAGCTTGAAAAATTAA
- a CDS encoding divalent metal cation transporter, with protein MVEQSKFTQFARRFIAPFLVLGPGFLVMMADNDAGGITTYAVTGAQTKYTLVGAVVIMSLLAFVVQEMTVRLGAVTKEGHAELIYKKFGKFWGMFSLADLFIANTFTLVTEFIGVGAAVKMVFGFPYEVTIPIAVGAMILLVLSGGYMFVEKSLIAFALLQLVFIPAAIKAHPDINEVLKSFTFQGIDIFSPTFLTLFIANIGTTIAPWMLFFQQSAVVDRKMGINDIKIGRIDTFIGSLGTAIVAASIIITTGATLYGHPPYNNIQDASEAARALVPFLGKYAGTIFAIGLFSAGAVAAVTLALSTSWAFGEVFGWEHSLNLPFQRAKWFYTIYILSVSVAGSIVLIPHAPLIVINLLVQVMNTFLLPPALLFLLLLLNDKELMGNYINNLWSNVFVALIIVFVMVLSVVYAFQTLFQGG; from the coding sequence ATGGTAGAACAATCAAAATTCACACAATTTGCAAGAAGGTTTATAGCACCGTTTTTAGTGCTTGGGCCTGGCTTCTTAGTGATGATGGCAGATAACGATGCTGGTGGCATTACTACGTATGCCGTTACAGGAGCTCAAACAAAATATACGTTGGTAGGAGCTGTAGTTATAATGTCACTTCTTGCTTTTGTGGTTCAAGAGATGACTGTAAGACTCGGAGCTGTTACAAAAGAAGGACATGCTGAACTTATATACAAGAAATTTGGTAAGTTTTGGGGTATGTTTTCTTTGGCAGACCTTTTTATTGCAAACACTTTTACGCTCGTTACCGAGTTTATAGGTGTGGGTGCCGCTGTCAAAATGGTGTTTGGATTTCCTTACGAAGTGACTATTCCAATAGCTGTTGGAGCTATGATACTACTTGTTTTAAGCGGTGGATACATGTTTGTAGAAAAATCTCTAATAGCTTTTGCCCTTTTGCAGCTAGTTTTCATACCAGCGGCTATAAAAGCCCATCCAGATATAAATGAGGTGTTGAAATCTTTTACATTTCAAGGTATAGATATATTTTCACCTACCTTTCTAACACTTTTTATAGCAAACATAGGTACCACTATAGCCCCTTGGATGCTTTTCTTCCAACAAAGCGCTGTGGTGGATAGAAAGATGGGTATAAATGATATAAAAATAGGAAGAATAGATACGTTTATAGGTAGCCTTGGTACTGCTATAGTAGCTGCTTCAATCATAATAACCACAGGTGCTACTTTATACGGACATCCACCTTACAACAACATACAAGATGCTTCGGAAGCAGCAAGAGCTCTTGTACCATTTTTAGGTAAGTACGCTGGGACTATATTTGCAATAGGGCTTTTTTCTGCTGGTGCTGTGGCTGCTGTAACACTGGCTCTTTCTACTTCTTGGGCTTTTGGAGAAGTGTTTGGCTGGGAACATAGCCTTAATTTACCTTTTCAAAGGGCAAAATGGTTTTATACAATTTACATACTTAGCGTAAGTGTAGCTGGTAGTATAGTTCTTATACCACATGCTCCTTTGATTGTTATAAACTTGCTTGTACAGGTTATGAATACGTTTTTATTACCACCAGCCTTGTTGTTTTTACTTTTGCTTTTAAATGATAAAGAGCTTATGGGAAACTATATAAACAACCTATGGTCAAACGTGTTTGTGGCTTTGATAATAGTGTTTGTTATGGTGCTTTCTGTAGTGTATGCTTTTCAGACGTTATTTCAAGGAGGTTAA